One stretch of Acidobacteriota bacterium DNA includes these proteins:
- a CDS encoding CAP domain-containing protein: MNCRSTRLWIVALLLGACVLSGGLPGRAPECRAAEGLPDYPVNPYATITWEQELLEITNRQRMEQGLAPLVMDAQLMAVARSHSMGMARQGFISHDLPSGSLQSRLVRAGYYSEVARENVASARTVHRAHRALLESPPHKSNILATDVTRIGIGVVRHPSLCDKYLYVTEVFARPLEVGTGSAAVPDSPDAMVRSLLAERVHDLRKEGGGPMDSDPLLHEIAAKSVDSLSLPCDRTQIRSLLAASAGRLQEKGKSDLSRLEAVVQLVRNPGNLRLPARNPEGRAKSYGSAVRRVTDDQNQPAFLVLTLIGIGR, translated from the coding sequence ATGAACTGCCGGTCGACCCGATTATGGATCGTTGCCCTCCTCCTCGGAGCCTGTGTTCTGTCCGGCGGGCTTCCGGGGCGGGCGCCCGAATGCCGGGCGGCCGAGGGGCTCCCCGACTACCCAGTAAATCCATACGCTACAATAACATGGGAGCAGGAATTACTGGAGATCACCAACCGGCAAAGGATGGAGCAGGGGCTGGCGCCCCTGGTCATGGACGCGCAGCTGATGGCGGTCGCGCGCAGCCATTCCATGGGCATGGCCCGGCAGGGGTTCATCAGCCACGATCTCCCCTCCGGAAGCCTCCAGAGCCGCCTGGTCCGCGCCGGGTATTATTCCGAGGTCGCCAGGGAAAATGTCGCCAGCGCCCGGACGGTTCACCGGGCCCATCGCGCGCTGCTTGAAAGCCCCCCTCACAAGAGCAACATCCTCGCGACCGACGTCACCCGGATCGGCATCGGGGTGGTCCGCCATCCGTCCCTCTGCGACAAGTACCTCTATGTCACGGAAGTCTTCGCCCGGCCGCTCGAGGTCGGGACCGGTTCCGCCGCAGTCCCGGACTCCCCGGATGCCATGGTCCGGAGCCTGCTCGCGGAGAGGGTGCACGACCTGCGCAAGGAGGGGGGCGGCCCCATGGACTCGGACCCTTTGCTGCACGAGATTGCGGCGAAATCGGTGGATTCCCTCAGCCTGCCCTGCGACCGGACCCAGATTCGAAGCCTGCTCGCGGCCTCCGCCGGCCGGCTGCAGGAAAAGGGGAAGAGCGACCTCTCACGGCTGGAGGCCGTCGTCCAGCTGGTGCGCAATCCGGGAAACCTGCGCCTCCCCGCGCGCAATCCGGAGGGCCGGGCCAAAAGCTACGGTTCGGCCGTCCGCCGGGTCACCGATGATCAGAACCAGCCCGCCTTCCTGGTTCTGACCCTGATCGGAATCGGGCGCTGA
- a CDS encoding Ni/Fe hydrogenase subunit alpha codes for MDLRQKTYNIDVKHVTRVEGHGRIIVSTGEGAVKEVKLSITEANRFFESFVKGMRPAEIPWIVSRICGICCVGHQMTATKAVEAAMGIQVSPQTVLLRKLLTESQFLQSHVLHVYFLAVPDFLGVKSVLPLARTHPEVVKRALRLKKLANDYTSVFGGRTLHPMANTLKGWRKLPSLDEIAALRKRVEDAIPDIQETLKVAKTLKIPPYERETEYVSLKHPDEYALYDGDVYSSDTKSSVPVDRYLEVTNEFTVAHSTTKWSKWHRESYFVGALARVNNNFDQLVPEAKQAAEDLGLRVPCYNPYMNNVAQIVEVVHCAYNSARMLDEVLGSGLKEEDVSYEVKAGRGVASCEVPRGILFHDYTFDENGRCVAGNAVIPTSQNINNVEQDMKAFVPRMLPSMSKEELTLHMEMLLRAYDPCISCSVHMLDVEFVD; via the coding sequence ATGGATTTGAGACAGAAAACGTACAACATCGACGTCAAGCATGTCACCCGGGTGGAAGGACACGGACGCATCATCGTCAGCACCGGCGAAGGGGCGGTCAAGGAGGTCAAGCTTTCCATCACGGAAGCCAACCGGTTCTTCGAGAGCTTCGTCAAGGGGATGCGCCCGGCCGAAATCCCCTGGATCGTGAGCCGCATCTGCGGCATTTGCTGCGTGGGGCACCAGATGACGGCCACGAAGGCGGTCGAGGCTGCCATGGGGATCCAGGTGAGCCCGCAGACGGTCCTGCTCCGCAAGCTGCTGACCGAATCGCAGTTTCTGCAGAGCCACGTCCTGCACGTCTACTTCCTGGCCGTACCCGACTTCCTGGGGGTCAAGAGCGTCCTGCCGCTGGCCAGGACCCACCCGGAGGTGGTCAAGCGCGCGCTCCGGCTCAAGAAGCTGGCGAACGACTACACCAGCGTCTTCGGCGGTCGGACGCTCCATCCCATGGCCAACACCCTCAAGGGGTGGCGCAAGCTGCCTTCCCTGGACGAGATCGCGGCTCTCCGGAAGCGGGTGGAGGACGCGATCCCCGACATCCAGGAGACCCTGAAGGTGGCCAAAACCCTCAAGATCCCCCCCTACGAGCGGGAGACCGAGTACGTGTCGCTGAAGCACCCCGACGAATACGCCCTGTACGACGGCGACGTCTACAGTTCCGACACGAAATCGAGCGTCCCCGTGGACCGGTATCTCGAGGTCACCAACGAGTTCACCGTGGCGCACTCGACCACCAAGTGGTCGAAGTGGCACCGGGAGTCGTACTTCGTCGGCGCCCTGGCCCGGGTGAACAACAACTTCGACCAGCTCGTGCCGGAGGCCAAACAGGCGGCCGAGGACCTGGGGCTGCGCGTTCCCTGTTACAACCCCTACATGAACAACGTGGCCCAGATCGTGGAGGTCGTGCACTGCGCCTACAACAGCGCGCGGATGCTCGACGAGGTGCTGGGCTCGGGCCTCAAGGAGGAGGACGTCTCCTACGAAGTCAAGGCCGGGCGCGGCGTCGCGTCCTGCGAGGTCCCGCGGGGGATCCTGTTCCACGACTACACCTTCGACGAGAACGGCCGCTGCGTCGCCGGAAACGCCGTCATCCCCACCAGCCAGAACATCAACAACGTCGAGCAGGACATGAAGGCCTTCGTCCCGCGGATGCTCCCCTCGATGTCGAAGGAGGAGCTGACACTCCACATGGAGATGCTCCTGCGGGCCTACGACCCCTGCATCTCCTGTTCGGTCCACATGCTGGATGTCGAATTTGTCGATTAG
- a CDS encoding NADH:ubiquinone oxidoreductase, protein MKPKIAFFDFASCEGCQLAILNCEDILLDILNLVELVEFREALSETAPRYDVAFIEGSIHRDEDIERLRNIRARATYLVALGACACNGNVQARSNFVAPAVNYGEVYGDEARNRVQVDPDHWGLWSHTRVRPLDAVVKVDAYLRGCPVVPREFLHLVKSLLQGTQPFFPPNAVCVDCKMNENECVLERGLTCMGPVTWGGCDSICVNKGYVCDGCRGSLPHANVEAHIELMREHKIDDRDIRSRYRLFMGAEPIGRGV, encoded by the coding sequence ATGAAACCCAAGATAGCATTCTTCGATTTTGCCAGCTGTGAAGGATGCCAGCTGGCCATCCTCAACTGCGAGGACATCCTCCTCGACATCCTGAACCTGGTCGAGCTCGTGGAGTTCCGCGAGGCGCTTTCCGAGACCGCCCCCCGCTACGACGTGGCCTTCATCGAGGGGAGCATTCACCGGGACGAGGATATCGAGAGGCTGCGCAACATCCGCGCCCGCGCCACCTACCTGGTGGCCCTCGGCGCCTGCGCCTGCAACGGGAACGTCCAGGCCCGCTCCAACTTCGTGGCCCCCGCCGTCAATTACGGGGAGGTCTACGGCGACGAAGCCCGCAACCGCGTCCAGGTCGATCCCGATCACTGGGGGCTCTGGTCCCACACCCGGGTCCGGCCGCTCGACGCCGTCGTCAAGGTGGACGCCTACCTGCGCGGCTGCCCCGTGGTGCCACGGGAATTTCTCCACCTCGTGAAATCGCTGCTGCAGGGGACCCAGCCCTTCTTCCCGCCCAACGCCGTCTGCGTGGACTGCAAGATGAACGAGAACGAATGTGTGCTCGAACGCGGGCTGACCTGCATGGGGCCAGTGACCTGGGGGGGGTGCGACAGCATCTGCGTCAACAAGGGCTACGTCTGCGACGGCTGCCGGGGTTCGCTCCCCCACGCCAACGTCGAGGCCCATATCGAACTGATGCGCGAACACAAGATCGACGACAGGGATATCCGGAGCCGATACCGGCTCTTCATGGGTGCCGAACCGATTGGCAGGGGAGTCTGA
- a CDS encoding oxidoreductase — protein sequence MPQPGRIVEIADMTAKDRYFRVELEKPLGHHPGQFVMVSVMGVGEAPISISNGPGKDNTLEMVVRRIGRLTQVLHDLKVGDTLGIRGPYGSGFDLGNFYGSDVLFVAGGLGLVPLRSLITPVVAEADRFGKITLISGCRNPSEELYRDQLDEWTDAGIEVIRLVDGTENMPWKFGVGLVTEPIPKLRLDPEKTVAALCGPPVMYKFVITALGARNVSYDHIYVDLERRMKCGVGKCGHCQINKIYCCQDGPVFRFSDLALLPEALL from the coding sequence ATGCCCCAACCGGGCAGGATTGTCGAAATCGCCGATATGACCGCCAAGGACCGGTATTTCCGCGTCGAACTGGAAAAGCCGCTGGGCCATCACCCCGGACAGTTTGTCATGGTCTCCGTCATGGGGGTGGGGGAAGCGCCGATCTCGATAAGCAACGGCCCCGGCAAGGACAATACGCTGGAAATGGTCGTCCGCCGGATCGGGCGCCTGACCCAGGTGCTCCACGATCTGAAGGTGGGCGATACGCTCGGGATCCGCGGCCCCTACGGTTCCGGGTTCGACCTCGGGAATTTCTACGGCAGCGACGTCCTTTTCGTGGCCGGCGGGCTCGGCCTGGTGCCGCTCCGCTCCCTGATCACCCCCGTCGTCGCCGAGGCGGACCGTTTCGGGAAGATCACCCTGATTTCGGGGTGCCGGAACCCCTCCGAGGAGCTCTACCGCGACCAGCTCGACGAATGGACCGACGCCGGCATCGAAGTGATCCGGCTCGTGGACGGCACGGAAAACATGCCCTGGAAATTCGGCGTGGGCCTGGTCACCGAACCGATCCCCAAGCTCAGGCTCGACCCGGAGAAAACCGTCGCCGCCCTGTGCGGCCCCCCGGTCATGTACAAGTTCGTCATCACCGCCCTGGGCGCCCGTAACGTGAGCTACGACCACATATACGTCGATCTCGAACGGCGCATGAAATGCGGCGTGGGCAAATGCGGACACTGCCAAATCAACAAAATATATTGCTGTCAGGACGGACCGGTGTTCCGTTTTTCCGATCTGGCTCTCTTACCGGAGGCGCTCTTATGA
- a CDS encoding serpin family protein: MKNRTRRRAWAVRMMGMILLAAPPAFSAATAPDRAAMVDGNTRLACDLYRRLRLGNEGRNLFFSPFSISTALAMTYAGAAGETERQMAAALHFTLPRQQLHPAFSALLDDLRSSEEYELAIANRLWGQKGYPFRKEFLAGIEARYRGGFEEVDYGNDAEGARGTINRWVEAETQGKIRDLLQKPDIKPLTRLVLTNAIYFKGNWSARFDSRDTVSGQFALEDGAAVSVPLMTQKGRFPYLREKDFEMLELPYAGGRLSMLVLLPNRGVTLDRVETLLSPEHLRSWRSGMEETDVRLFLPRFRTAARFELNAPLHSLGMKDAFDENRADFSGIMGKKDLYISKVIHKAFVDVNEEGTEAAAATAVVLNTKSIGLEVRFRADRPFVFAIVDRESESVLFLGRLMNPEEPES; the protein is encoded by the coding sequence ATGAAAAACCGCACGAGGCGCCGGGCCTGGGCCGTCCGGATGATGGGAATGATCCTGCTCGCGGCGCCGCCCGCGTTTTCCGCCGCGACCGCACCGGACCGCGCCGCCATGGTCGACGGGAACACCCGGCTGGCCTGCGATCTCTACCGGAGACTGAGGCTCGGGAATGAGGGGAGGAACCTCTTCTTTTCCCCCTTCAGCATCAGCACCGCCCTGGCCATGACCTATGCCGGCGCCGCGGGGGAAACCGAACGGCAGATGGCCGCGGCGCTTCACTTCACCCTTCCCCGGCAGCAGCTTCACCCGGCCTTTTCCGCCCTGCTCGACGATCTCAGGAGTTCGGAAGAGTACGAACTGGCGATCGCCAACCGGCTATGGGGGCAGAAGGGCTACCCCTTCCGCAAGGAATTCCTGGCCGGGATCGAGGCCCGGTACCGGGGAGGGTTCGAGGAGGTGGATTACGGGAATGACGCCGAGGGGGCGCGCGGGACCATCAACCGGTGGGTGGAGGCGGAGACCCAGGGGAAGATCCGGGACCTGCTGCAGAAACCCGATATCAAGCCCCTGACCCGGCTGGTGCTGACCAACGCGATCTATTTCAAGGGGAACTGGAGCGCCAGGTTCGATTCCCGCGACACCGTCTCCGGGCAGTTCGCCCTGGAGGACGGTGCGGCCGTGTCCGTCCCGCTCATGACGCAGAAGGGGAGATTCCCCTACCTGAGGGAAAAGGACTTCGAGATGCTCGAACTCCCCTATGCCGGCGGCCGGCTTTCCATGCTCGTCCTGCTGCCGAACCGGGGGGTGACGCTCGACAGGGTGGAAACGCTGCTCTCCCCCGAACACCTCCGCTCGTGGCGCTCCGGAATGGAAGAGACCGACGTGCGCCTGTTTTTGCCCCGGTTCCGGACCGCCGCCCGCTTCGAGCTCAACGCCCCGCTTCATTCCCTCGGAATGAAGGACGCCTTCGACGAGAACCGCGCCGATTTTTCCGGCATCATGGGGAAGAAGGACCTGTATATCTCCAAGGTCATCCACAAGGCGTTCGTGGACGTCAACGAGGAGGGGACCGAGGCCGCCGCGGCGACGGCCGTCGTCCTGAACACCAAGTCGATCGGGCTCGAGGTCCGCTTCCGCGCCGACCGACCGTTTGTTTTCGCCATCGTCGACCGGGAATCGGAGAGCGTGCTATTCCTGGGAAGGCTGATGAATCCCGAGGAGCCCGAATCATGA
- a CDS encoding methylenetetrahydrofolate reductase: MRLGGHAFATGAESPFLPIDRLVARLGAAIAQKLAAKGNRFRNAMTDPDTFCLVWEQIPGPGAFETRQELVLENAHRAAAGGKVCAVSITDNPGGNPAIATDILCAEIRKAGVEPLVHIAMRDRSRNQAESLLFQLAALAVHNVLVLTGDYPSNLGFTGKSKPVFDLDSVNGLRLVAEMNRGMVREIMRKPVRLAPASFYSGVAFSPFKQMEAEVMGQYYKLQKKIRAGADFVITQVGYDARKMHELPLWLKLQNHSLPVLAGIYVLSHPVARTMNANHIPGCVVTRKLLGEIAAESAGGDKGRQARLERAAKMYALARGMGYKGAYISGQGLPFESVEYIVARGNELAADWMRLVPEFDYAQPNGFYLYERDPRTGLNTEAPALRTQPPARPAIYRVSQAVHSTVFEPGGALFRPVRRMMERIDRSPFWKRVLHRVERCSKNSMYACKDCGDCALFDAAYLCPVSQCPKDQRNAPCGGSFEGWCEVYPGEVECIWVRAYRRLKSEGREGEIAETIVPPCDWELWQTSSWINYFLGRDHSSKQKGILPPEKKRV; this comes from the coding sequence ATGAGGCTCGGGGGGCACGCGTTCGCGACGGGGGCCGAAAGCCCCTTTCTTCCGATCGACCGGCTGGTCGCCAGGCTCGGGGCCGCGATCGCGCAGAAACTCGCGGCCAAGGGGAACCGTTTCCGGAACGCGATGACGGACCCGGACACCTTCTGCCTGGTCTGGGAGCAGATCCCCGGCCCGGGCGCTTTCGAAACCCGGCAGGAACTGGTCCTGGAGAACGCGCATCGGGCGGCGGCGGGGGGGAAGGTTTGCGCCGTCAGCATCACGGACAACCCCGGGGGCAACCCCGCCATCGCCACCGACATCCTCTGCGCCGAGATCCGCAAGGCGGGGGTGGAGCCGCTCGTGCACATCGCGATGCGGGACCGGAGCCGGAACCAGGCCGAGAGCCTCCTGTTCCAGCTGGCCGCCCTGGCCGTCCACAACGTGCTCGTCCTGACGGGCGATTACCCCTCCAACCTGGGCTTCACGGGCAAATCGAAGCCGGTATTCGACCTCGATTCGGTCAACGGGCTGCGCCTGGTCGCGGAGATGAACCGGGGCATGGTGCGCGAGATCATGCGCAAACCGGTGCGGCTGGCCCCCGCCAGCTTCTATTCCGGGGTCGCCTTCTCCCCCTTCAAGCAGATGGAGGCGGAGGTGATGGGGCAGTATTACAAGCTGCAGAAGAAGATCCGCGCCGGGGCGGACTTCGTCATCACCCAGGTGGGGTACGACGCGCGCAAGATGCACGAACTGCCGTTGTGGCTGAAACTGCAGAACCATTCGCTGCCGGTGCTGGCGGGCATCTACGTCCTCTCACACCCGGTGGCGCGCACCATGAACGCCAACCACATCCCCGGGTGCGTGGTGACGCGGAAACTGCTCGGCGAGATCGCGGCCGAATCGGCGGGCGGGGACAAGGGGAGGCAGGCGCGCCTGGAGCGGGCGGCCAAAATGTACGCGCTGGCGAGGGGAATGGGATACAAGGGGGCCTATATCAGCGGCCAGGGGCTCCCCTTCGAAAGCGTGGAGTATATCGTCGCCCGTGGGAACGAGCTGGCGGCCGACTGGATGAGACTGGTCCCGGAATTCGATTACGCCCAGCCGAACGGCTTCTACCTTTACGAGCGGGACCCCCGGACCGGGCTGAACACCGAGGCCCCAGCCCTCCGGACCCAGCCCCCGGCCCGCCCCGCGATCTACCGGGTTTCGCAGGCGGTCCATTCGACCGTGTTCGAACCGGGGGGCGCCCTGTTCCGCCCCGTCCGGAGGATGATGGAGCGGATCGACCGCTCCCCCTTCTGGAAGCGGGTGCTGCACCGGGTCGAACGCTGCAGCAAAAACAGCATGTACGCCTGCAAGGACTGCGGCGACTGCGCCCTGTTCGACGCCGCCTATCTCTGCCCGGTGTCCCAGTGCCCCAAGGACCAGCGCAACGCCCCCTGCGGCGGGAGCTTTGAAGGGTGGTGCGAGGTGTATCCGGGGGAGGTCGAGTGCATTTGGGTGCGCGCCTACCGGCGCCTCAAATCGGAGGGACGGGAAGGCGAAATCGCCGAAACCATCGTACCGCCGTGCGATTGGGAACTCTGGCAGACCTCCTCCTGGATCAACTATTTTCTGGGCCGGGACCACAGTTCGAAACAGAAGGGGATCCTGCCGCCGGAGAAAAAGCGGGTCTAG
- a CDS encoding cytochrome c3 family protein translates to MLKRIFCACALVAAMGTLAAVSQETEVFTADKHKEMGLECSTCHGEEAPTATVPGTVCLPCHESLEAVAARTKDFTVNPHENHITLSQDLECTQCHKGHKATEPMCLNCHAGMKFK, encoded by the coding sequence GTGCTGAAACGAATTTTTTGCGCCTGCGCCCTGGTGGCCGCGATGGGGACCCTGGCGGCCGTGAGCCAGGAGACAGAGGTTTTTACCGCCGACAAACACAAGGAGATGGGGCTCGAATGCTCCACCTGCCACGGGGAGGAAGCCCCCACGGCCACCGTCCCCGGCACGGTGTGTCTCCCCTGCCACGAATCGCTCGAGGCGGTCGCCGCCCGGACCAAGGACTTTACGGTGAATCCGCACGAGAACCACATCACCCTGTCCCAGGACCTGGAATGCACCCAGTGCCATAAAGGGCACAAGGCCACCGAGCCGATGTGTCTGAATTGCCACGCCGGGATGAAATTCAAATAA
- a CDS encoding hydrogenase maturation protease — protein sequence MSISPAVPDAGAGPPIVGLGTRHSGDDEIGLALVSALSRSPGFHPRCVLLESADAATVATMLLEWDRAVVLVDAADMRLAPGESRCFSDHEASVLIRTSSVSTHGLGLAEGLGIARALGFDHPVRIFGVQPFDLSPGRGLSRVMEDRFPLLLEALRRECAPDPLFQEPE from the coding sequence TTGTCGATTAGTCCGGCCGTGCCGGATGCGGGTGCCGGGCCCCCGATCGTGGGGCTCGGCACCCGCCACAGCGGCGACGACGAGATCGGTCTCGCCCTGGTTTCGGCCCTTTCCCGCTCCCCCGGTTTCCACCCGCGCTGCGTCCTGCTCGAAAGCGCCGACGCCGCCACGGTAGCCACAATGCTGCTCGAATGGGACCGGGCCGTCGTGCTGGTGGACGCCGCCGACATGCGCCTCGCGCCGGGTGAAAGCCGTTGCTTTTCCGACCACGAGGCCTCCGTACTCATCAGGACGAGTTCCGTCTCCACCCATGGCCTGGGCCTGGCCGAAGGGCTGGGAATCGCCCGCGCCCTCGGTTTCGATCACCCGGTGCGCATTTTCGGGGTGCAGCCCTTCGACCTCTCCCCCGGCCGCGGCCTCTCCCGCGTGATGGAGGACCGCTTCCCGCTCCTGCTCGAGGCGCTCCGCCGGGAGTGCGCCCCCGATCCGCTTTTCCAGGAACCCGAGTGA
- a CDS encoding TatD family hydrolase, with the protein MIFDTHCHGYWKGLGDRQDEVRRHMLEAGVVRSVQIGADYASSLEALALARDWGEQTWCTAGLHPTDCQDCAPESLPGWMEKLGELARRNRDKVVGIGETGLDYYHLEPGREEAGKRVQRVFFAAQAELARRLDLALVIHTRDASADMIALMRTLPIGRAVIHCYSQDPDFARALMELPGEIYFSFSGVLTYRNARSVQQTARELPLDRILVETDAPFLPPQSVRNRVSVNEPAFTRHVLEFLQTLRHEPAGEVEQAVWDNSNRAFRIPDRPTP; encoded by the coding sequence ATGATTTTCGACACGCACTGCCACGGGTACTGGAAGGGGTTGGGGGACCGGCAGGACGAGGTGCGGCGGCACATGCTCGAGGCGGGGGTCGTCCGTTCGGTGCAGATCGGGGCCGATTACGCCAGCAGCCTCGAGGCGCTCGCCCTCGCGCGGGACTGGGGGGAGCAGACCTGGTGCACGGCGGGATTGCATCCCACCGACTGCCAGGACTGCGCGCCCGAATCGCTCCCCGGCTGGATGGAGAAGCTCGGGGAACTGGCGCGGCGGAACCGCGACAAGGTGGTGGGGATCGGGGAGACCGGGCTCGACTATTACCACCTGGAGCCCGGGAGGGAAGAGGCGGGCAAAAGGGTGCAGAGGGTGTTCTTCGCCGCACAGGCGGAGCTGGCGCGGCGCCTGGACCTGGCCCTGGTCATCCACACGCGCGACGCCTCCGCCGACATGATCGCGCTCATGCGCACCCTGCCGATCGGGCGGGCCGTGATCCACTGCTACAGCCAGGACCCCGATTTCGCGCGGGCGCTGATGGAGCTCCCGGGGGAGATCTACTTTTCGTTTTCCGGGGTCCTGACCTATAGGAATGCCCGTTCGGTGCAGCAGACGGCGCGGGAGCTGCCGCTCGACCGCATCCTCGTGGAGACCGATGCCCCCTTCCTTCCGCCGCAATCCGTACGCAACCGGGTGAGCGTCAACGAGCCGGCCTTCACCCGGCATGTCCTGGAATTTCTGCAGACCCTCCGGCACGAGCCGGCCGGGGAGGTCGAGCAGGCGGTCTGGGACAATTCCAACCGGGCCTTCCGCATTCCGGATCGGCCGACCCCGTGA
- a CDS encoding OPT family oligopeptide transporter codes for MAIKQLTEQQVREWTLEQKDRWWLENVWRGDMPQLTLRSALFGMIIGGILSLTNLYVGAKTGWTLGVGITSVILAFAFFKLAVALRLGREFTVLENNCMQSIATAAGYMTAPMISSLAAYMMITGRVLPMPLIYAWLFLVGVLGVLFAFPLKKRFINEEQHPFPEGKAAGVVMDALHSGDAKDGVFKALILTVAGASSALLKVMQSEPIMSRMRVPFHIPEFLDGWLYRFWPVKLGGIELRELSVRPDTDFVMMAAGGLMGIRTGVSLMAGAVINYLLLAPWMIHRGDITGSAVDGVVHYGFSRITLWALWGGVAIMTTASLCAFFARPRIILDAFKALRRKRNPGQGDILKGIELPLWLSFVGVPVVGALLIWLSHLYFGVGILMGVLAIPLVFVFILIAAHSTALTSITPTGALGKLTQLTFGALAPGNITTNVMTAAITGEAASNASNLLMDIKPGYMLGAKPRQQAIGHVLGILAGALVAVPVFYFVFLRGNPAGLVSEQYPMPAAIMWKAVAEVLTTGLENLSLSARWTALAGALLGIALELVRIRTRGRFWLSGVGIGLAFVIPFNTCFAMFLGSFIFWASGRVLTNPARLSYRVMVRNLEPVCAGVIAGGAITGILIIVLETFVFA; via the coding sequence ATGGCGATCAAACAGCTAACCGAACAGCAGGTCAGGGAGTGGACGCTCGAGCAGAAGGACCGGTGGTGGCTGGAAAACGTCTGGAGGGGCGACATGCCCCAGTTGACGCTCCGTTCCGCCCTGTTCGGCATGATCATCGGCGGGATCCTTTCGCTGACCAACCTCTACGTGGGGGCCAAGACCGGCTGGACCCTCGGGGTCGGGATCACGTCCGTCATCCTCGCCTTCGCCTTCTTCAAGCTCGCCGTCGCGCTCCGGCTGGGGAGGGAGTTCACGGTCCTCGAGAACAACTGCATGCAGTCGATCGCCACCGCCGCCGGGTATATGACGGCGCCGATGATCTCGAGCCTGGCCGCCTACATGATGATCACCGGCCGGGTCCTCCCGATGCCCCTGATCTACGCGTGGCTCTTCCTCGTCGGGGTGCTGGGGGTCCTGTTCGCCTTCCCCCTGAAAAAGCGCTTCATCAACGAGGAGCAGCACCCCTTCCCCGAGGGGAAGGCGGCCGGGGTGGTCATGGACGCGCTCCATTCCGGGGACGCCAAGGACGGCGTTTTCAAGGCCCTCATTCTGACCGTGGCCGGAGCCTCCTCAGCCCTCCTCAAGGTCATGCAGAGCGAGCCGATCATGTCCAGGATGAGGGTCCCCTTCCATATTCCCGAATTCCTCGACGGCTGGCTCTACCGGTTCTGGCCGGTAAAGCTCGGCGGGATCGAACTCCGGGAGCTGAGCGTGCGCCCCGACACCGACTTCGTCATGATGGCGGCCGGCGGCCTCATGGGAATCCGCACCGGGGTCTCCCTCATGGCGGGCGCCGTCATCAATTACCTCCTCCTCGCCCCCTGGATGATCCACCGGGGGGACATCACCGGCAGCGCGGTCGACGGCGTCGTCCATTACGGGTTTTCCCGGATAACCCTGTGGGCCCTCTGGGGCGGGGTCGCGATCATGACGACGGCCTCCCTGTGCGCCTTCTTCGCCCGGCCGCGCATCATCCTCGACGCGTTCAAGGCGCTCCGGAGGAAGCGAAACCCGGGCCAAGGCGATATCCTGAAGGGGATCGAGCTCCCCCTCTGGCTCTCCTTCGTCGGCGTGCCCGTCGTCGGGGCGCTGCTGATCTGGCTGTCCCACCTCTATTTCGGCGTCGGCATCCTCATGGGCGTCCTCGCCATCCCCCTGGTCTTCGTCTTCATCCTCATCGCCGCCCACTCCACCGCCCTGACCTCCATCACCCCGACCGGCGCGCTGGGGAAACTGACGCAGCTCACCTTCGGGGCGCTGGCCCCCGGCAACATCACCACCAACGTCATGACCGCGGCCATCACGGGCGAAGCCGCCAGCAACGCCTCCAACCTCCTCATGGACATCAAGCCGGGGTACATGCTGGGCGCCAAGCCGCGGCAGCAGGCGATCGGCCACGTCCTCGGCATCCTGGCCGGAGCCCTGGTGGCCGTGCCCGTCTTCTACTTCGTCTTCCTGCGGGGGAACCCCGCAGGGCTGGTGAGCGAGCAGTACCCCATGCCGGCGGCCATCATGTGGAAGGCGGTGGCCGAAGTCCTGACCACCGGGCTCGAGAACCTGAGCCTGTCCGCCCGCTGGACCGCCCTCGCCGGGGCCCTCCTGGGAATCGCACTGGAGCTCGTCCGCATCCGGACCCGGGGCAGGTTCTGGCTGTCGGGCGTCGGCATCGGCCTCGCCTTCGTGATCCCGTTCAACACCTGTTTCGCGATGTTTCTCGGTTCCTTCATCTTCTGGGCCTCCGGCCGAGTCCTGACAAACCCCGCGCGGCTGTCCTACCGGGTGATGGTGCGGAACCTCGAACCGGTCTGCGCCGGCGTCATCGCCGGGGGCGCGATCACGGGCATCCTCATCATTGTGCTGGAAACCTTCGTGTTCGCGTGA